The genomic stretch ATCTATCTGTTCTGGATGGGCTTAAAAAAACAATCCAGCAGATGGATATTTGCGTCAGGTTTGGTATTAGGCTTCTACGCGCTATCCAAACAAACCGCGATCTATACTGTTCCGCCGGCAATCGCCGCGTGGTTGCTATTCTCACCTGAAATTTCTGTAAAACGCTTTGCTAAAGACGGCGCCATTTGGGCAGGCGGCATCATCACCATCATGGGGCCGTTCTTTATCATCATTACTGCATTGGGCGCGTTGTCACAGCTGTGGTTTGACATCTTCACTGCGCATACCATTATGGCGGGCGTGAAATATCATGACTTCATTTTCCGTTGGCATGAATGGAAATCGGTCATCGTCTTGTCTCCATTGCTGTGGTTAGCGCCATTGGGATCGCTGCCCCTGCTGCGAAGCAAGCAATGGCGGGGAATTACGTTCGCATGGATTTGGCTTATCACCGTATTTTCAGGAAACCTGGTTCTCACCAGCCATGTCTGGCGCCATTATTTTTTAGTCGCCATGCCGCCCGCGGCCTTACTGTCTGGCTATTTTCTCAGTTGGATTTGGGGAAGAGTAAAAACCTACCAACCTAAACTCACTCCATTCGCCTGGGGCGCAGTGCTCATATTGATTACCGCGTCCATAATCGGCTGGCCGAAGAATGATTGGGCGTATCCTGGATTAACGCTTGAGCAAGAGAGCCTTCTCGCCCGTCATGTACAACGATATTGCCCGGAACCGTACCTGCTCAATCTCACAAACCCGGCGTTGTACGTCTGGAGCGGTAAGCAAATTCCTGCAGCCTACCAGGGCGACCGGATGGTCAAGATTCCATTCTTCATGACCATCGCCGGGCGCGGTTACCTCGATCAAGACGACATGAAACGCACCGTCGAATATTGGAAGACGCAGCCCATCGGCGCAATCGCTGTTTTTGATAAATTTCTACGCCAAATTCAAGACGACCCGGTTATGGAACCATTGCGCGACTGGATGGGTGAGGAATTTCAGCCGCCTCAACGGGTCGCCGTTGGCCAAAGTTATTATGGCTGGTTTTTTGTATTTGAAACGAAGCGAAATGTTGATTAAATTGATCTTAATGCAAAAACAAATTGACTGTTTCGATTGACAGAAAAGCAAGTTTCGTGTGCAATACCACACGAAATACTTCAGTAACTGCTTTAGGTTATTTATTCGATAAGGAACGGTAAATTAAAATGATTCAGAATGTACGGCTATTTTCCGTGTTGGGAGTCTTTCTTAGCGTTGCTGTCATGTTGACGGCCTGCGGGGGAGGCGGAAGCGAATTGGTCAAGACGCAAACGCCAGATACGTACTTACTGGTATTGTCGCCATTTAATCAAGAAGTCGCTGACGCAATCGAAGAGTATGCCGCCCCGGTCAACCTGAAAGTCGTTGAAGATGCGGACTATCAATCGCCTAACTTTTTGGCGAAAGTCAAATGGGACACCCGCCAGGAACGCGTATTTGGTCGCGCTTACCAATATAAGAAAAAAGAAGAAAAAACGCCAAGTGATAATAGATGGAAATTAAGCAGCCTTTGGGGTTCAATTTCCAGCCCGTTTGGCGGGACCGCTTCGTCCAACCAGATTTTCGAAATCAATTCTGACATGACCTTTTCTGATTACCGCACCTACGAATTACCAACCGTTTTGACCTACGAAGATCAGGAAACCGCAGAAGCCTTCACTCGCATGATCGCCAAAAGCGCTCAGTGGGTTCGTGAAGGCGACCGCCGCGCCATCCCTGAACTATACGCCGCCAAACGCATCCGCGCTTTGGAAGATTTGAATGATCGCATCGCCCGCATCGAAGGCGCCGAATAAACTCTGACATATGACCTTGAAAACGCCCGGCATGTCCGGGCGTTTTTTTTAGAGCGTTGTCATAAATATGTGCGTAAAGCGCACCCGTAGAGCTCAGCAATAGATACGGTTACGAAAACTCAATCCGCGCATAATTCTGGCAACCACTATAAAATTCCAGAAACCTTTATTCCACTGGTTGGTTTGGTAAGATTTCTTGCATATCAATAAGGAGCATTCACATGGCGGCTAAAGTATTTTTTCTCTCGAATGACGATTGCAGCAACTGGATTATTACCTACGATGCAGAGGCGGAGCAACGGGCGGCGTATTCGTTGCGCGGCTGGCTAAATGGAAATGAGCCGGAAGCCAAAAATGAAGAAGTCGGCGGCTGGCTTGAATCGAAAGGCAGCAGCATCGAAATGGTGTTTCCCTTCAACGATGACGGCAAAACCGTGAATTTTGATGTTGACGAAGCCCTCGAATACACCGAATTGCTTGATGATATCCGAATGTTTGGATAATGGTTTTTAGTTGAGGATTTCTTCGCGAAATGGATCAACCGTGAGCATCTGTTGCTGCGGCAAATAGGCATATTGCTGAGCGATCACAATTTGTTCTTTCAGCGCAATTTTTTCAGATTCATGCGTACGCTGCGACGGGTTCTCGTGAACCAATAAAAAAGGCAACACATTGACGGGAATTGTCATGCGGGTGCAACCGGTTGCAAAAAAACAGATGGTTAGAATAAAGAGTAAATTTTTCATGGGTCTGTGAAATAAAATTTCCTGTTCAATCGTATATACATAATAACGATTGGCTCGCAGGAGATAGTAACACCAGTTTTGAAATTCGGCAAAGCCAAATTGATTTTCCGTTGGAAATCTGAATAATCTAATTCTAATGTGAAGCCATCTCAATCATAATGATTACGAAAAAAAGTTCCTGTATATTAATTATTGATAAGCCAATTCAGGCATGGGTGCAACTCTGGGAGCGCCTGTGCATAAGGGCCTGAAAGCCCGCACTGAAGCGAGCAGAGTTGTACCCATGCTATACGCATTAGCCGATTCAGTTTATTTGAGATGGCTTCATTTTAAACAATCAAAAATCAATATATAAATCAACCTATTCTTGGAGAGATTGAAATGATCAATCCTGAGCAGATGCTGGGGTCTATGTTGTTTAGCGGGTTAGGCGGCAAAGCAGGGAAAAAACTCAACAAGAAATTACGCAAAGGTATGGGGGGGATGGGCGGCATCGGCGGTGGAATGTTAGGCATGGGCGCCCTGGGCGTTGCAATCGCCGCATTCGACCATTTTGTCGTAGATAAAAAGCGCAACCAAGCCGGGGTTCAGGGCGGGTTTGCTCAACAACAGCCGCAGATAAACCATCCCGGCGCGCCGCCATCGACTCCACCTCCTCCACCGCCAGGGCAAAGCCAGGCAGCAGCCCCGCCGCCAGTGGAACCAACACAGCCAACGGTTCCGGTAGAGGTACCAGACACCC from Candidatus Hinthialibacter antarcticus encodes the following:
- a CDS encoding glycosyltransferase family 39 protein codes for the protein MIKPTKKTVLLVLILLAAFMARAWTINYGTNVDEGVYWTEARELYQGSVIYRDTQFNKTPLVAMVGAAFFPLGDAPIYPMRVAMLLFSVCALYAFFQLAKNLFGDAAAWASVILLAFEPFSCVWAKYLHTSSWAPWFEIGVIYLFWMGLKKQSSRWIFASGLVLGFYALSKQTAIYTVPPAIAAWLLFSPEISVKRFAKDGAIWAGGIITIMGPFFIIITALGALSQLWFDIFTAHTIMAGVKYHDFIFRWHEWKSVIVLSPLLWLAPLGSLPLLRSKQWRGITFAWIWLITVFSGNLVLTSHVWRHYFLVAMPPAALLSGYFLSWIWGRVKTYQPKLTPFAWGAVLILITASIIGWPKNDWAYPGLTLEQESLLARHVQRYCPEPYLLNLTNPALYVWSGKQIPAAYQGDRMVKIPFFMTIAGRGYLDQDDMKRTVEYWKTQPIGAIAVFDKFLRQIQDDPVMEPLRDWMGEEFQPPQRVAVGQSYYGWFFVFETKRNVD
- a CDS encoding tellurite resistance TerB family protein, whose product is MINPEQMLGSMLFSGLGGKAGKKLNKKLRKGMGGMGGIGGGMLGMGALGVAIAAFDHFVVDKKRNQAGVQGGFAQQQPQINHPGAPPSTPPPPPPGQSQAAAPPPVEPTQPTVPVEVPDTPAAHQALLLIKAMIAAANADGAIDANERNQIVGRLEQAGLSGEDRGFILNEFLNPPTMIDIVGAVNSPDLAKQVYAVSLFAIEVDTEAEKNYMELLALKLSLSEQDVQQIENELGLNEA